From a region of the Sinorhizobium chiapasense genome:
- a CDS encoding helix-turn-helix transcriptional regulator, with protein sequence MMENSAGDAVFRYRGSTFDSMIETLGGVFGTFDAELVGRAQDFHWAIDLSACESAVLITGYHQTGFQFRAQGASDATEHLSIVVPRRGGMGVTYGSRIAEAGQGKLLLYRNFEPGGISMHGQSNLIDELVLDWSLIQRTIGETFDVPFNGSLDLLPELDLSTPVGRTIGNITEAVIDGIRDNGPLTQSPVAMAHITQALADVVIRMVPHRLSHLLNKKPCMIAPGHVRRGIEFMCANINQPITMPMVADAVGVSTRALEAGFRAFKDTTPAAYLQMLRLRAAREDLLDPENRMLLREICLKWGFFQFGRFSAVYRAHYGENPSETRRRVCGSYSRRSS encoded by the coding sequence ATGATGGAAAATAGCGCCGGTGATGCCGTTTTTCGATATCGCGGCTCAACGTTCGATAGCATGATCGAAACCCTCGGAGGGGTTTTCGGCACATTCGACGCCGAGCTCGTCGGCCGTGCTCAAGACTTCCATTGGGCGATCGATCTTTCGGCCTGTGAAAGCGCAGTATTGATTACTGGGTACCATCAGACAGGGTTTCAGTTCCGCGCTCAGGGGGCTTCCGATGCAACAGAGCACCTATCGATCGTAGTGCCGCGCAGAGGTGGCATGGGGGTCACGTACGGTTCGCGCATCGCCGAGGCCGGACAAGGGAAATTGCTTCTTTACAGGAATTTCGAGCCTGGCGGCATCTCAATGCACGGGCAATCCAATCTCATAGACGAGTTGGTGCTTGATTGGTCCTTGATCCAACGGACCATTGGCGAAACTTTCGATGTGCCGTTTAATGGCTCGCTCGACCTGTTGCCCGAATTGGATCTGTCAACGCCAGTTGGTAGGACAATCGGCAATATTACGGAAGCGGTCATCGACGGAATACGCGATAATGGCCCCCTCACTCAGTCTCCCGTAGCGATGGCACATATCACGCAGGCACTAGCCGACGTGGTAATAAGGATGGTGCCTCACCGGTTGTCGCATCTACTGAATAAGAAGCCTTGCATGATTGCTCCCGGACATGTCCGCCGCGGGATCGAGTTCATGTGCGCCAATATCAACCAGCCGATTACAATGCCAATGGTGGCAGATGCAGTGGGTGTTTCCACCAGAGCACTCGAAGCAGGTTTTCGCGCTTTCAAGGATACAACGCCTGCTGCCTATCTACAGATGCTTCGGTTACGGGCAGCACGGGAGGACCTGCTCGATCCAGAGAACCGTATGCTTTTGAGAGAAATCTGCCTGAAATGGGGATTCTTTCAGTTCGGGAGGTTCTCCGCAGTTTATAGGGCGCACTATGGAGAAAATCCGTCCGAAACAAGGAGACGCGTCTGCGGATCATATTCTCGCAGGTCCTCCTGA
- the nodD2 gene encoding transcriptional regulator NodD2, which yields MRFKGLDLNLLVALDALMAERNLTAAARSINLSQPAMSAAVARLRTYFRDELFTMAGREFIPTPRAEGLASAVREALLHVQLSIISWEPFNPAQSDRRFRIVLSDYVTLVFFEKIVERAAREAPAVSFEFRPPTDDNEDLLRRGDVDLVILPEILMSNAHPRAKLFDDVHVCVGCRTNEQLSEPLTFDRYMSMGHVVVKFGNSRRPGIEEWYLLEHGLKRRTDVVLQGFSMLPPMLVGTERIGTMPLRLAQHFAKTIPLQIVELPLPLPTFTEAVQWPALHDSDPASLWMREMLVQEASRMVSPLATAEPLINPDQHEYCPAHL from the coding sequence ATGCGGTTCAAGGGTCTTGATCTAAATCTCCTCGTCGCGCTCGACGCTCTGATGGCCGAGCGGAACCTCACGGCGGCGGCACGCAGCATCAACCTGAGCCAGCCAGCGATGAGCGCGGCCGTCGCGCGGTTGCGCACCTACTTCCGTGATGAGCTATTTACGATGGCTGGCCGCGAATTTATCCCCACGCCGCGTGCTGAAGGGCTCGCCTCCGCGGTGCGCGAGGCTCTGCTGCACGTTCAGCTCTCGATCATTTCCTGGGAGCCGTTTAACCCGGCCCAGTCGGATCGGCGTTTCAGGATCGTCCTTTCCGATTACGTCACACTCGTGTTTTTTGAAAAGATCGTGGAGCGTGCGGCGCGTGAAGCTCCCGCCGTCAGTTTCGAATTTCGGCCTCCCACCGACGACAATGAGGACCTTCTCCGGCGCGGCGATGTCGATCTGGTAATTCTCCCGGAAATCTTGATGTCGAACGCTCATCCTCGCGCGAAATTGTTCGACGATGTACACGTGTGCGTCGGTTGTCGCACGAACGAGCAACTGTCAGAGCCACTCACATTCGACAGATACATGTCGATGGGGCACGTTGTGGTCAAGTTCGGGAATAGCCGGAGGCCAGGCATCGAGGAATGGTATTTGCTCGAGCATGGTCTCAAGAGACGTACCGACGTCGTCCTACAGGGCTTCAGCATGCTTCCGCCCATGCTGGTGGGGACCGAGCGTATAGGAACCATGCCCTTACGGCTGGCGCAGCATTTCGCAAAGACAATACCCCTGCAGATCGTCGAACTTCCGCTGCCACTTCCCACATTCACCGAGGCCGTTCAATGGCCTGCCCTTCACGATAGTGATCCGGCGAGCCTGTGGATGCGCGAGATGTTAGTGCAGGAGGCGTCCCGTATGGTTTCGCCGCTTGCCACGGCCGAGCCCCTCATCAACCCGGACCAGCACGAGTATTGTCCGGCTCACCTCTGA
- a CDS encoding omptin family outer membrane protease yields MRLHVGLCLQDAHGWHASNVVDSPLCDSIPHHRHFHDAILPASNSQQGDAAAMLASKSENSARSPVRSATGTHHLTLAVFAFGASCATSTVARAAEETIYAAPDSSLVMGLGYIRLKGNELVYSAAGNRISHLIWETDAPVLTTGFKAELVDNWTISASAAIGFSGDSHMEDYDWTEPWGFDRGDWSHRSIHTHTDLDRYINLDIAAGRDFVINDAAAINLHGGFKYTDVKWTAFGGSFTYSVDGFRDTTFHLPDGERGISYEQQYPGVFLGVEAITKFGNWTLSGLLRGGLSVDASDVDNHWHRKVLFKEEFSALLFVSVGAKAIYQVTDRVSFFFAGNFDKYFREIAEATEYDRSTSSPRVDVGKDVAGMDLYAFTLSTGFKFKF; encoded by the coding sequence ATGAGGCTCCACGTCGGTTTATGTTTGCAAGACGCACACGGGTGGCATGCGTCAAACGTTGTCGACTCACCATTGTGCGATTCCATTCCGCATCATCGACATTTCCACGACGCGATCCTGCCGGCGAGCAATTCGCAGCAAGGCGATGCTGCAGCGATGCTGGCTAGCAAATCGGAAAATTCCGCGCGGTCACCGGTACGCAGCGCCACTGGAACGCACCACTTAACATTGGCAGTCTTTGCTTTCGGCGCTTCCTGCGCAACTTCGACAGTCGCCAGAGCGGCGGAAGAAACAATCTATGCTGCGCCCGACAGTAGCCTCGTGATGGGTTTAGGGTACATTCGGCTCAAGGGCAACGAGCTTGTCTACAGCGCCGCGGGCAATCGTATCAGCCACTTGATCTGGGAAACCGACGCCCCGGTTCTGACGACGGGCTTTAAGGCTGAGCTTGTTGACAACTGGACTATCTCAGCTAGCGCCGCCATCGGCTTTTCCGGCGATAGCCACATGGAGGACTATGATTGGACCGAACCTTGGGGCTTTGATCGGGGGGATTGGTCGCATCGGTCGATCCACACCCATACTGACCTTGACCGTTACATCAACCTTGATATCGCAGCGGGCCGAGACTTTGTGATCAACGATGCGGCGGCTATTAACCTGCATGGCGGGTTCAAATACACCGATGTGAAGTGGACCGCCTTTGGTGGCTCGTTCACCTATAGTGTCGATGGCTTCCGGGACACGACGTTCCACCTCCCGGACGGCGAACGTGGCATAAGCTACGAACAGCAATACCCGGGCGTTTTCCTCGGCGTAGAAGCGATCACGAAATTCGGCAATTGGACCCTCTCGGGTCTGCTGCGCGGCGGCCTCAGCGTCGATGCCAGTGATGTTGACAATCACTGGCATCGGAAGGTGCTTTTCAAAGAAGAGTTCAGCGCGCTGCTTTTCGTTTCGGTCGGCGCCAAGGCAATTTATCAGGTGACCGACCGCGTGAGCTTCTTCTTCGCCGGCAATTTCGATAAGTACTTCCGCGAGATAGCTGAGGCGACGGAGTACGACAGGTCGACGAGCTCACCAAGAGTCGATGTCGGCAAGGACGTCGCCGGCATGGACCTCTACGCCTTCACGCTATCGACCGGATTCAAATTCAAGTTCTGA
- the nifS gene encoding cysteine desulfurase NifS: MLPFSTDQSGNASSTHDIGIAAGVAMKAARRQLQALIGANFDHEIIFTSGGTKSDNTAILSGLEVMPERTEIVTSAVEHPAVLTLCTHLEKTRGVKVHRIPVDHHGRFDLRAYGKALTHRVAIVSIMWADNETGTIFPVAELAEMAKKVGALFHTDAVQAVGKLPMDLKLTAIDMLSLSGHKLHGPKGIGALYVKRGVPFSSLIMGGHQERDRRAGTENTPGIVGLGKAAELALECMDEGNTRVKPLRDRLEKGILERIPKTFVTGDPLARLPNTANVAFDSIDGQAIQFLLNRYGIACSSGSACTSGTLERSHVLEAMSIPRARGAVRFSFSRYSSEEDVDRVLEVLPGIVEKLRDSSPLSSGQAKC, encoded by the coding sequence ATGCTGCCGTTCTCTACAGATCAGTCTGGCAACGCTTCGTCGACGCACGACATTGGCATCGCTGCCGGCGTCGCGATGAAGGCGGCGCGCCGGCAGTTGCAAGCTCTGATCGGTGCGAACTTCGACCATGAGATCATTTTCACCTCGGGCGGGACCAAAAGCGACAATACGGCGATCCTTTCCGGGCTCGAGGTGATGCCCGAGCGCACGGAAATCGTCACTTCGGCAGTCGAGCATCCGGCGGTGCTGACGCTCTGCACCCATCTTGAAAAGACGCGCGGCGTCAAAGTGCATAGGATTCCGGTGGATCACCATGGCCGATTCGACCTTCGCGCCTACGGGAAAGCCCTTACCCATCGCGTGGCGATCGTTTCAATCATGTGGGCGGACAACGAGACGGGTACGATATTCCCTGTGGCTGAGCTTGCCGAGATGGCCAAGAAAGTCGGCGCACTTTTCCACACGGACGCAGTGCAGGCGGTCGGCAAGCTTCCGATGGACCTGAAATTGACCGCTATCGACATGCTGTCGCTCTCCGGCCACAAGCTACATGGGCCAAAAGGTATCGGCGCACTCTATGTAAAGCGCGGTGTGCCCTTCTCCTCGCTGATCATGGGAGGCCATCAGGAGCGCGACCGACGCGCGGGCACGGAGAATACACCCGGAATTGTAGGTCTCGGCAAAGCGGCCGAACTGGCCTTGGAGTGCATGGACGAGGGAAACACACGGGTAAAGCCGCTCCGCGACCGATTGGAGAAAGGAATCCTCGAGCGCATCCCCAAAACCTTCGTCACCGGCGATCCGCTGGCGCGGCTGCCGAATACCGCAAACGTTGCCTTCGACAGCATCGATGGCCAGGCCATACAGTTTCTCCTCAACCGCTACGGCATCGCCTGCTCCTCTGGCTCTGCCTGCACCTCTGGCACCTTGGAGCGGAGCCATGTTCTAGAAGCCATGAGCATCCCGCGGGCGCGCGGGGCAGTGCGCTTTTCCTTTTCACGCTATAGCAGCGAGGAGGATGTCGACCGGGTGCTTGAAGTGCTGCCAGGGATCGTGGAGAAACTGCGCGACTCTTCCCCATTATCTTCAGGGCAGGCGAAATGCTGA
- a CDS encoding Gfo/Idh/MocA family oxidoreductase codes for MTLKVGVIGTGMIGQDHIRRLTKVLSGVEVVGVTDIDQARAAAAAPEGAEVFATPSALISSEKVQAVIICSWGPAHEEQLLACIAAGKPVFCEKPLVTSEAAALRVMEAEVAFGRRLVQVGFMRRFDADYRRLKAVIDGGELGAPLMFHSVHRNASVPEGLYTSEMPLNDTLVHDADISRWLLSDEVAGVEVRVPRRSARGGELRDPVFVLLHMASGALVDVEISVNIAYGYDIRGEVSCEAGVAALPNRPATVISDSDGIRQAIPKDWRERFIEAYDQEFREWIVAASQGTATGPSIWDGYAATLVADAALRAVASGGLESINMIAKPGLYGPPTAIAAQ; via the coding sequence ATGACCCTTAAGGTTGGTGTCATCGGCACGGGAATGATCGGCCAGGATCACATCCGCCGCCTTACGAAAGTCCTTTCCGGTGTCGAAGTCGTGGGTGTTACGGACATCGACCAGGCCCGCGCTGCCGCCGCCGCCCCCGAAGGGGCGGAGGTGTTCGCCACCCCCTCCGCTTTGATCTCTTCGGAAAAAGTGCAGGCCGTGATCATCTGCTCCTGGGGACCGGCGCATGAGGAGCAGTTGCTCGCCTGCATCGCCGCCGGCAAGCCGGTCTTCTGCGAAAAGCCCTTGGTGACATCCGAGGCGGCCGCGCTTCGCGTGATGGAAGCCGAAGTGGCCTTCGGCCGACGTCTCGTGCAGGTGGGCTTCATGCGCCGTTTCGATGCCGACTACCGCCGCCTGAAGGCGGTGATCGACGGAGGGGAACTTGGTGCGCCGCTCATGTTCCATTCCGTGCATCGCAATGCCTCGGTGCCCGAGGGGCTCTACACCTCGGAGATGCCGCTCAACGACACGCTGGTGCATGACGCGGATATCTCCCGCTGGCTCCTGTCGGACGAGGTCGCTGGGGTCGAGGTGCGCGTGCCGCGCCGGTCAGCGCGTGGTGGCGAGTTACGTGATCCGGTGTTCGTGCTCTTGCACATGGCCTCTGGCGCGCTGGTTGATGTCGAGATCTCGGTGAACATTGCCTACGGCTATGACATCCGCGGCGAGGTCAGCTGCGAGGCGGGCGTCGCCGCACTGCCGAACCGCCCGGCAACAGTGATTTCGGACTCGGACGGCATCCGTCAGGCGATCCCCAAGGATTGGCGCGAGCGCTTCATCGAAGCTTACGACCAGGAATTCCGGGAATGGATCGTGGCTGCCTCCCAAGGAACCGCGACCGGTCCCTCCATCTGGGATGGATACGCGGCCACGCTCGTGGCCGATGCGGCCCTGCGCGCCGTGGCCAGCGGCGGCCTTGAATCAATCAACATGATAGCGAAACCAGGCCTTTACGGACCTCCGACCGCCATCGCGGCGCAGTGA
- a CDS encoding Gfo/Idh/MocA family protein gives MIAPDRSYGDWKAMAESESARDDGIEAVSIVTPNWTHHRIATAFLKAGIDVILDKPMTTTVSDAQELVELQRATGRLVVMTYPYAHHAMVRQAKHMIRNGAVGTVRQAHVEYVQEWATSPFSDRDKGAIWRQNPEKVGRASATGDIGTHAYHLLHTITGQDITSLRAEFHNCGAPKPMEDTAYINFRLENGAPGILWVTQAAPGQYCGLRIRVWGDKGGLDWDQEKPEVLRYVPLGEQEQIFVRGHGNGTLPEAERLIHLPRGHGEALVDAWANLYAEAGFAIAARRAGYTLAEGSVELSGAEDGLKGMLFIDTCADSHQSGGSWISMKQ, from the coding sequence ATGATTGCACCCGATCGCTCGTATGGTGACTGGAAGGCCATGGCAGAATCAGAATCTGCGCGCGACGATGGTATAGAAGCAGTCTCAATCGTCACGCCAAACTGGACACACCATCGTATCGCGACCGCCTTTCTCAAGGCCGGCATCGACGTAATACTGGACAAGCCCATGACGACGACGGTTTCAGATGCTCAAGAACTCGTGGAGCTTCAAAGAGCTACGGGTCGTTTGGTCGTCATGACTTACCCATACGCACATCACGCGATGGTTCGTCAGGCCAAGCACATGATCAGAAACGGAGCCGTAGGGACCGTGCGGCAGGCACACGTGGAGTATGTTCAGGAGTGGGCGACAAGTCCGTTTTCCGATCGAGACAAGGGTGCCATTTGGCGACAGAACCCCGAGAAGGTGGGCCGCGCGTCAGCGACCGGCGATATCGGGACGCATGCGTACCATCTGCTGCATACAATTACTGGACAGGATATTACCAGCCTCAGGGCTGAGTTTCATAACTGTGGAGCTCCGAAGCCGATGGAAGATACGGCCTATATCAATTTCCGTCTGGAGAATGGCGCCCCTGGGATTCTTTGGGTAACGCAGGCCGCGCCGGGCCAATACTGCGGTCTCCGCATCCGCGTGTGGGGCGACAAGGGAGGGCTAGACTGGGATCAGGAAAAACCGGAGGTGCTACGTTATGTGCCCTTAGGGGAGCAGGAGCAGATCTTCGTGCGAGGTCATGGCAATGGAACCCTACCCGAAGCGGAACGTCTGATACACCTCCCGAGGGGGCACGGTGAAGCTCTAGTGGATGCATGGGCAAATCTCTATGCCGAGGCTGGCTTCGCAATCGCCGCGCGCCGCGCGGGGTACACTCTCGCGGAAGGTAGCGTCGAGCTTTCAGGAGCCGAAGATGGTCTTAAGGGAATGCTGTTCATCGACACTTGTGCCGATAGCCACCAATCTGGTGGGTCTTGGATTTCGATGAAGCAATGA
- the queC gene encoding 7-cyano-7-deazaguanine synthase QueC — MAATALVLFSGGQDSTTCLAWALDRYERVETVGFDYGQRHKIELECRETLRAKLGKIKPAWSERLGEDHTVSLSALREISNTALTSTMAIEMAELPNTFLPGRNLVFLTLAAALAYRRDLKRIVGGMCETDFSGAPDCRDDSMKALQIALNLGMEKRFVLDTPLMWIDKAQTWQLAQDLGGKELVDVIVEESHTCYLGDRGDLNDWGYGCGICPACDLRAKGYRKFVAEAA, encoded by the coding sequence ATGGCGGCGACTGCACTAGTGTTATTTTCGGGCGGGCAAGATTCCACCACCTGCCTGGCATGGGCGCTCGATCGATACGAGCGCGTCGAAACTGTCGGCTTTGATTATGGCCAACGGCACAAGATAGAACTCGAGTGCCGCGAAACGCTCCGCGCCAAGCTCGGAAAGATAAAACCGGCGTGGAGTGAGCGGCTCGGCGAGGACCATACAGTTTCTCTCTCGGCGCTGAGAGAGATCTCAAACACCGCACTGACGAGCACCATGGCAATTGAAATGGCCGAGCTTCCGAACACCTTTCTCCCGGGCCGCAACCTGGTTTTTCTGACGTTGGCGGCGGCCCTCGCCTATCGCAGAGACTTGAAACGCATCGTGGGCGGAATGTGTGAAACCGACTTCTCTGGCGCTCCGGACTGCCGCGATGACTCGATGAAAGCGCTTCAGATCGCGCTCAACCTGGGAATGGAAAAGCGTTTCGTCCTGGATACACCACTCATGTGGATCGACAAGGCGCAAACCTGGCAACTTGCCCAGGATCTTGGCGGCAAGGAACTGGTCGATGTCATCGTCGAGGAAAGCCACACTTGCTACCTGGGCGACCGCGGTGATCTAAACGACTGGGGCTATGGTTGCGGAATCTGCCCTGCCTGCGACCTGCGGGCAAAGGGATACCGGAAATTCGTTGCGGAAGCGGCGTAA
- the queE gene encoding 7-carboxy-7-deazaguanine synthase — MTYAVKELFKTLQGEGAQAGRAAVFCRFAGCNLWSGREEDRHKAICQFCDTDFVGTDGDGGGKFQDAAGLARAIAETWGDCENNRYVVFTGGEPLLQLDSALVDAVHTIGFEIAIETNGTLEPPEGIDWICVSPKAHAPLKLTSGSELKLVYPQADLLLDDLPDMHFDHYFLQPMDGPERVKNTAAITEFCLRNARWRLSLQTHKIIGIP, encoded by the coding sequence ATGACCTACGCCGTCAAAGAACTGTTCAAGACGCTCCAAGGCGAAGGCGCCCAAGCCGGACGGGCCGCCGTTTTTTGCCGATTTGCCGGCTGCAACTTGTGGTCTGGTCGGGAGGAGGATCGGCATAAAGCAATTTGCCAGTTCTGCGACACGGACTTCGTCGGCACTGACGGCGATGGGGGCGGCAAATTCCAGGATGCGGCCGGGCTGGCTCGCGCGATTGCTGAAACCTGGGGGGACTGTGAAAACAACCGGTATGTGGTCTTCACAGGCGGCGAGCCGCTATTGCAACTCGATAGTGCTTTAGTCGACGCGGTACACACAATTGGCTTCGAAATTGCAATTGAAACGAACGGCACCCTGGAACCGCCGGAGGGCATCGACTGGATTTGCGTCAGTCCAAAGGCCCATGCGCCGCTGAAGCTGACATCTGGAAGCGAGCTCAAGCTTGTCTACCCGCAAGCCGATCTGCTGCTTGACGATCTGCCTGACATGCATTTCGATCATTATTTCCTTCAGCCCATGGATGGGCCGGAACGCGTCAAGAACACCGCCGCGATCACTGAGTTTTGTCTTCGGAATGCGCGCTGGCGCCTAAGTCTGCAAACTCATAAAATTATTGGGATTCCGTGA
- the folE gene encoding GTP cyclohydrolase I FolE, which produces MNNNKISFSELSALAAKLAAELNRVYQPDVNQALKIYPIPRGGVPAALAVAQHIPLLLVDSPEQADVFIDDVVNSGATRNKWKHDWPEKEFYALIDKKAGPRPSGWIVFPWEGDVVGSFDDNIVKLLQFVGEDPSRVGLKETPTRVTKAWQYWCSGYGKDPKDILKVFEGGAEKHNQTITVQDIPIYSHCEHHLTPIFGTCTISYAPNGKIIGLSKLSRLADIFARRLQVQERMTNQIADALFTHLEPMGVGVVIKARHLCMESRGVCQQGHQTVTTALRGIIKDDATARTEFMRLA; this is translated from the coding sequence ATGAACAACAACAAAATATCGTTCAGCGAGCTCAGCGCGCTGGCAGCAAAGTTGGCTGCAGAGCTAAACCGGGTCTACCAGCCGGATGTCAACCAAGCACTGAAGATCTATCCTATCCCCCGAGGGGGCGTACCCGCTGCGCTCGCAGTGGCGCAGCACATCCCGCTGTTGCTCGTTGACAGCCCGGAGCAAGCGGACGTGTTCATCGACGACGTCGTGAACAGTGGTGCAACCCGCAACAAATGGAAGCATGACTGGCCCGAGAAAGAATTCTACGCACTCATTGACAAAAAAGCTGGCCCCAGACCCTCAGGCTGGATCGTGTTCCCATGGGAGGGCGACGTTGTTGGCTCGTTCGATGACAACATCGTGAAATTGCTCCAGTTCGTCGGTGAAGACCCTTCACGCGTGGGACTCAAAGAAACCCCAACGCGCGTTACCAAAGCCTGGCAATACTGGTGCAGCGGGTATGGCAAAGACCCAAAGGACATTTTGAAAGTGTTCGAGGGCGGTGCTGAAAAGCACAACCAGACGATCACAGTACAAGACATCCCGATCTATTCGCACTGCGAGCACCACCTCACGCCGATCTTCGGCACCTGCACAATAAGCTACGCGCCGAATGGCAAAATCATCGGTCTGAGCAAGCTCTCCCGGCTAGCCGACATTTTCGCGCGCAGGCTGCAAGTACAGGAGCGTATGACCAACCAGATCGCGGACGCTCTGTTCACTCATCTCGAGCCGATGGGTGTAGGTGTGGTCATCAAGGCGCGGCACCTGTGCATGGAATCGCGCGGCGTGTGCCAACAGGGACACCAGACGGTTACCACCGCTCTGCGCGGAATCATCAAAGACGATGCGACAGCCCGAACGGAATTCATGCGTCTGGCATAA
- a CDS encoding 6-pyruvoyl trahydropterin synthase family protein has translation MSCQAKRYHDISCGHRVVGHEGKCRHLHGHNYRVHFTCEADELDNMGRVIDFSDMKSKLCMWLEENWDHKMLLWEHDPVASALIDDTVETGNGTTLEDGIALVPFNPTAENIAKHLVLVVGPQQLKGTGIRLVHCEVEETRKCSAVHALQPPRKDLGQMEK, from the coding sequence ATGAGCTGCCAGGCGAAGCGCTACCACGATATCAGTTGCGGACACCGCGTTGTCGGACACGAAGGCAAATGCAGGCACCTGCACGGGCATAACTACCGTGTACATTTCACCTGCGAAGCTGATGAGCTCGACAATATGGGGCGCGTCATCGACTTCAGTGACATGAAGAGCAAGCTCTGCATGTGGCTGGAAGAGAACTGGGACCATAAGATGCTCTTGTGGGAGCATGACCCGGTTGCCAGCGCGTTGATCGATGACACGGTCGAAACCGGTAATGGTACGACGCTCGAAGATGGCATCGCGCTGGTCCCGTTCAATCCGACCGCTGAGAACATTGCGAAGCATCTTGTGCTCGTGGTGGGTCCGCAGCAGCTCAAGGGCACAGGCATCAGGCTCGTACATTGCGAGGTTGAAGAGACGCGCAAGTGCTCCGCCGTGCACGCGCTGCAGCCTCCAAGGAAAGATCTCGGGCAGATGGAGAAGTGA
- a CDS encoding cold-shock protein, with protein sequence MATGTVKFFNQDKGFGFITPDDGGADVFVHISTVQGANPLREGQKVSYDLGQDRKTGKSKAENVRSI encoded by the coding sequence ATGGCGACCGGTACCGTAAAATTTTTCAACCAGGACAAGGGCTTTGGCTTCATTACGCCCGACGATGGCGGAGCGGACGTGTTCGTCCATATTTCGACTGTGCAGGGTGCGAATCCGCTTCGCGAAGGTCAGAAGGTCAGCTATGACCTTGGCCAGGACCGCAAGACGGGGAAGTCGAAAGCGGAAAACGTCAGATCCATCTGA
- a CDS encoding helix-turn-helix domain-containing protein yields MTTTMSDTRAPVADRGHGDIGAAVRRSREAVGYSVEDLAITCGLTGAEITRIEIGADVDPGRLRRIAAALRVPTSTFLLN; encoded by the coding sequence ATGACAACTACAATGAGTGATACGAGGGCGCCCGTCGCAGACCGAGGCCACGGCGATATAGGAGCCGCGGTTCGGCGATCTCGCGAAGCGGTGGGATATAGCGTTGAGGACCTTGCAATAACCTGTGGCCTGACTGGCGCCGAAATCACAAGGATTGAAATAGGTGCTGATGTCGACCCGGGCAGGCTCCGGCGCATCGCTGCTGCACTTCGAGTGCCAACCTCCACGTTCCTATTGAACTAG